The proteins below are encoded in one region of uncultured Eubacteriales bacterium:
- the regX gene encoding Sensory transduction protein regX3, which yields MMGLLHILFVEDDAMIASGLVYALETEGYAVTHCPDAEGALRALEAEPFSLALLDLSLPDGDGFSVFERVKQVSDIPVIFVTAADDEGNTVKGLELGADDYIAKPFRVRELIARMKAVLRRRSDASGDIPIGDVKIDTAKAKVYRNNTEITLTALEYKLLLTFAHNKGQVLSRNQILECLWDAAGNFVNDNTLSVYMKRLREKLGDDPQNPRIILTVRGLGYKAGD from the coding sequence GTGATGGGCTTGCTGCATATTCTGTTCGTAGAAGACGATGCGATGATAGCATCGGGGCTCGTTTACGCATTGGAAACCGAGGGCTATGCCGTAACGCATTGCCCAGATGCTGAGGGTGCGCTCCGTGCCTTGGAGGCCGAGCCGTTCTCGCTTGCGCTGCTTGATTTATCTCTGCCGGACGGAGACGGTTTTTCGGTGTTTGAGCGCGTCAAGCAGGTATCGGACATACCTGTTATTTTCGTCACCGCGGCCGATGATGAGGGCAATACCGTCAAGGGCCTGGAGCTGGGCGCGGACGACTATATCGCAAAGCCGTTTCGGGTGCGGGAGCTGATTGCGCGCATGAAGGCTGTTTTGCGGCGTAGGTCGGATGCCTCGGGCGACATACCCATCGGCGATGTCAAAATTGATACGGCAAAGGCAAAGGTTTATAGAAATAATACGGAAATCACCCTGACCGCATTGGAGTACAAGCTGCTCCTGACCTTTGCACACAATAAAGGGCAGGTTTTGTCGCGCAATCAGATATTGGAATGCCTGTGGGATGCGGCCGGGAATTTTGTCAATGACAACACCCTTTCGGTGTATATGAAACGTCTGCGTGAAAAGCTGGGGGATGATCCCCAAAATCCACGAATTATCCTGACCGTGCGCGGGCTGGGCTACAAGGCAGGGGACTGA
- a CDS encoding hypothetical protein (Evidence 5 : No homology to any previously reported sequences), giving the protein MRKRAPMLSSHRLLRTEYAASPSPLMCSYHNLHCLIMQVRHKSFINSFAAINVAACPPRLIHSFNTINQYMRLIMSVRPKEPHHYLVSIGVRPEFQKKGLPEKCWIIYMKK; this is encoded by the coding sequence ATGCGTAAACGAGCCCCGATGCTATCATCGCATCGTCTTCTACGAACAGAATATGCAGCAAGCCCATCACCCCTTATGTGCTCCTATCATAATTTACATTGTTTAATAATGCAAGTAAGACACAAATCTTTTATAAATTCCTTTGCTGCCATAAACGTGGCAGCGTGTCCTCCCAGATTAATTCACTCTTTTAATACAATCAATCAGTATATGAGACTAATCATGAGCGTTCGCCCTAAAGAACCGCATCATTATCTTGTTAGTATAGGTGTCCGGCCGGAATTTCAAAAAAAGGGTTTGCCAGAAAAATGCTGGATCATATACATGAAAAAGTAG
- a CDS encoding conserved hypothetical protein (Evidence 4 : Homologs of previously reported genes of unknown function): MLDHIHEKVDIDPKSIGIDVDMENPENVKLYKHLGYKELGNLTIYCMFRPKCRQKS, from the coding sequence ATGCTGGATCATATACATGAAAAAGTAGATATAGACCCAAAATCTATAGGTATTGATGTGGACATGGAAAATCCTGAAAATGTTAAGCTCTATAAACATTTAGGCTATAAGGAACTTGGAAATTTAACTATTTACTGCATGTTTAGACCAAAGTGCCGGCAAAAATCCTGA
- a CDS encoding conserved membrane hypothetical protein (Evidence 4 : Homologs of previously reported genes of unknown function): protein MNTMRQKYTRSQVVLEIIAVLIILATAAFLLTRWPLIPEQIPGHYNAAGQVDRWGDRSEILALPAVGSLLYGLLTVISCFPSLWNVPVTITEDNKPGVFSRMKTMLLVLKAEMLAVFGFLAVNTSMAMPLPGWFLPITLAIVFGSVLFSVIDVHRYAKR, encoded by the coding sequence ATGAACACCATGAGGCAAAAATATACCAGGTCTCAAGTGGTACTTGAAATCATTGCAGTCTTAATCATCCTTGCTACCGCTGCCTTTCTGCTGACCCGCTGGCCACTGATTCCGGAGCAGATCCCCGGTCATTATAATGCTGCCGGACAAGTGGATCGGTGGGGCGATAGATCCGAAATTCTTGCACTACCGGCTGTAGGGAGTCTTTTATATGGACTGTTAACGGTCATCTCCTGTTTCCCCTCGCTGTGGAATGTGCCGGTTACCATAACAGAGGATAATAAGCCGGGCGTATTCAGCAGGATGAAAACAATGCTGCTCGTGCTGAAAGCGGAGATGCTGGCTGTTTTCGGTTTCTTGGCAGTCAATACCTCTATGGCAATGCCTCTTCCCGGTTGGTTTCTTCCCATCACGCTGGCTATTGTCTTCGGATCCGTGCTTTTTTCAGTAATTGATGTCCATAGGTATGCAAAAAGATAG
- the corA gene encoding Magnesium transport protein CorA has translation MQKDRKNEVLIMNTPADVIEVIEYNQASYRTYMVNMENAADIEELAKIPDSCIRWINADGLCSETALAALGRAFDIHSLVLRNISDTTQRAKVEEYQSCLYIAGKMLFFSNNELIVEHMSFILGPRYVITVGETKGDVFENIRTHIAAEGSSVRNSGADYLLYLMLDALAEGYFTVLETVKENIDTLEDRVMTKTEQEHLQQIQNIKRELIRVSKCIWPLRDVASLLGRESLALIRPTTEPYLRDVYSHIVQAIDTTETCRDLLSGLADLHISNTSYKLNEIMKVLTIISTIFIPLTFIAGVYGMNFLYMPELQFKWGYGIVWAVMLIVAGCMIYYFKKKKWF, from the coding sequence ATGCAAAAAGATAGAAAAAATGAGGTCTTAATTATGAATACGCCTGCTGACGTGATTGAAGTCATAGAATATAACCAGGCTTCCTATCGGACCTATATGGTCAATATGGAGAATGCGGCAGATATAGAGGAATTGGCGAAGATTCCGGACTCCTGTATTCGCTGGATTAATGCAGACGGCTTGTGCTCGGAAACCGCACTGGCCGCTCTTGGCCGCGCTTTTGACATACACTCCCTGGTCTTGCGAAATATATCCGATACCACACAGCGTGCAAAAGTTGAAGAGTACCAAAGCTGTCTGTATATTGCCGGCAAGATGCTTTTCTTCTCAAACAATGAATTGATTGTTGAGCATATGAGTTTTATCCTCGGGCCCCGCTATGTGATTACTGTTGGCGAAACGAAGGGAGATGTATTTGAGAATATTCGTACTCATATCGCTGCAGAGGGATCGTCTGTCAGAAATTCCGGCGCGGATTACCTGCTGTATCTGATGCTTGATGCGCTGGCTGAGGGCTACTTCACGGTTCTGGAAACAGTCAAGGAAAACATCGACACGCTGGAAGATCGGGTTATGACAAAAACAGAACAGGAGCATTTGCAGCAGATCCAAAATATAAAAAGAGAACTTATCCGCGTCAGTAAATGTATTTGGCCACTCAGAGATGTTGCATCTTTGCTGGGAAGAGAATCTTTGGCATTGATCCGTCCAACTACCGAACCGTATCTCAGGGATGTTTACAGCCATATCGTGCAGGCTATTGACACAACCGAGACCTGCCGCGATCTTCTTTCAGGTCTTGCGGATCTTCACATCTCCAACACAAGCTACAAACTCAATGAAATCATGAAGGTTTTAACCATCATTTCCACCATTTTTATTCCGTTGACTTTTATTGCCGGCGTGTACGGTATGAACTTCCTTTATATGCCGGAGCTTCAGTTTAAGTGGGGATATGGCATCGTATGGGCTGTAATGCTTATAGTCGCAGGCTGCATGATTTATTATTTCAAGAAGAAGAAATGGTTTTAA
- a CDS encoding hypothetical protein (Evidence 5 : No homology to any previously reported sequences) — protein sequence MEQLLIIAAIMIGTLAFFYLLIFKILGLRIISSNEEQWWRNGGVGRLVKDAMIVLNGETGYAPNCSAAVSSLRSRSCTNTKGVNRLRLTPFKYY from the coding sequence ATGGAACAATTGCTGATAATTGCGGCAATTATGATCGGCACGCTTGCATTCTTCTACCTGCTTATTTTTAAAATTCTCGGGTTAAGGATCATCAGCTCCAACGAAGAGCAGTGGTGGAGAAATGGTGGAGTCGGAAGGCTCGTTAAAGACGCCATGATCGTTTTGAACGGAGAAACGGGATACGCCCCGAACTGCAGCGCGGCGGTATCCAGTTTAAGATCGCGCTCCTGTACAAATACAAAGGGAGTCAATCGTTTAAGATTGACTCCCTTTAAATACTATTAA
- a CDS encoding NADPH-dependent FMN reductase, with product MSKTVGIITGSLRKNSFSGSIAEYIKSHAPAGVEFKAIDISELPLYNQDFDGADPKEYAIFRDEIQALDGVLFITPEHNRSIPAALKNALDVGSRPYGKNVWNGKPGAIISQSPGGIGGFGANHHLRQVLAFLNVLTLAQPEAYIGSYHTLIDENGSLSNADTKAFIDSFISAFVAWIEKLS from the coding sequence ATGAGTAAAACAGTTGGAATTATTACGGGCAGTTTGAGAAAAAACTCTTTTTCCGGAAGCATCGCCGAGTATATCAAGAGTCACGCGCCGGCAGGGGTGGAGTTTAAAGCGATCGATATCAGCGAACTCCCCCTTTATAATCAGGACTTTGACGGCGCTGATCCGAAAGAATACGCTATATTCCGCGATGAAATACAGGCCTTGGACGGGGTGCTCTTCATCACGCCGGAGCATAACCGTTCGATTCCCGCGGCTCTGAAAAACGCACTGGATGTAGGGTCGCGTCCTTATGGTAAGAATGTCTGGAACGGTAAGCCGGGGGCGATCATCAGCCAGTCCCCCGGAGGGATCGGCGGATTTGGGGCAAATCACCACTTACGTCAGGTACTCGCCTTTCTGAATGTGTTGACCCTTGCCCAGCCGGAAGCTTATATTGGTTCTTACCACACTTTGATCGATGAAAACGGCTCATTGAGCAATGCGGATACAAAAGCGTTCATTGACAGTTTCATAAGCGCTTTTGTGGCTTGGATCGAAAAGCTTTCTTGA
- a CDS encoding NAD-dependent dehydrogenase produces the protein MRLAIIGATGMAGTALYKESVSRGHEVTAIVRNKDKAVSLLGRDVKIIEKDAFDLSRSDIDGFDVIINAFSTSPDKAYLHLDLAAKLIALFRETERPRLFFILGAGSLLDQEGNLFLDTIKTAPNADSWISIPIEAYKTLRFLQSIENVNWVGVSPSAEFVPGEATAPVLGKDHLLSSANGKSIVTSGTMAVAILDEIERPQFIRTRFTVCNQ, from the coding sequence ATGAGACTCGCAATTATCGGAGCAACAGGCATGGCCGGCACTGCCCTTTACAAAGAGAGTGTATCACGTGGACATGAAGTAACTGCTATTGTGCGAAACAAAGACAAAGCCGTTTCCTTGTTGGGGAGAGACGTAAAAATAATCGAGAAAGATGCATTTGATTTATCAAGATCAGATATCGACGGCTTTGATGTTATTATCAACGCGTTTTCAACATCCCCGGATAAAGCATATCTGCATCTTGATCTGGCGGCAAAACTCATTGCCCTGTTCAGAGAAACGGAACGCCCAAGGTTATTCTTTATACTTGGAGCAGGAAGTTTACTCGATCAGGAAGGAAACCTGTTTTTGGATACCATAAAAACGGCTCCGAACGCAGATTCCTGGATTTCTATTCCCATTGAGGCTTACAAGACCCTTCGTTTCCTGCAGAGCATCGAAAACGTCAACTGGGTGGGGGTATCGCCCTCAGCAGAATTTGTTCCCGGGGAAGCGACGGCTCCTGTTCTGGGCAAGGATCATCTGCTTAGCTCCGCAAACGGGAAATCAATTGTAACGAGCGGAACGATGGCAGTTGCGATTTTGGACGAAATAGAAAGGCCGCAGTTTATCCGCACAAGATTCACAGTATGCAATCAGTAG
- the ywnA gene encoding putative HTH-type transcriptional regulator YwnA (Evidence 3 : Function proposed based on presence of conserved amino acid motif, structural feature or limited homology) has translation MYSTKLSVSIHILSVITLTQDQPVTSEYIASSINTNPALVRRLMSRLKKAQLIKTSTKIGVTGLAKKAEDITLLDIFLAVEENLDLFGIHSNTNHKCPVGAKIESTLKRLYGNIQSAAEDEMSAITLADITKEFIA, from the coding sequence ATGTATTCTACGAAATTATCGGTCAGCATCCATATTTTGAGTGTAATTACATTGACACAGGATCAGCCTGTTACTTCGGAGTATATCGCCTCCAGCATTAACACCAATCCGGCGCTTGTCCGGCGTTTGATGAGCCGGCTGAAGAAAGCGCAGTTGATCAAAACAAGCACGAAGATTGGCGTTACAGGGCTCGCAAAAAAAGCAGAGGATATTACGCTGCTGGATATATTTTTGGCCGTAGAAGAAAACTTAGATCTGTTTGGCATTCACAGCAATACCAATCACAAATGCCCCGTGGGGGCGAAGATTGAAAGCACCTTGAAACGTTTATATGGTAATATCCAAAGCGCCGCAGAAGATGAAATGTCTGCCATTACTTTGGCCGACATCACAAAAGAATTTATTGCATGA
- a CDS encoding hypothetical protein (Evidence 5 : No homology to any previously reported sequences) codes for MSGGVGRFFADINYFVVSYDSPFTFQNYILPATISFMREPQSELSFFNSHFFIKCTVQAKRILDNRSISNYNGYKRWRLCILRNYRSASIF; via the coding sequence ATGTCCGGTGGAGTAGGCCGATTTTTTGCGGATATCAACTACTTTGTGGTCTCCTACGACAGTCCTTTTACGTTCCAGAATTATATATTACCCGCCACAATTTCATTTATGAGGGAACCCCAGTCCGAGCTGAGCTTTTTCAACAGCCACTTTTTTATAAAATGCACTGTGCAAGCAAAAAGAATACTTGACAACCGGAGTATTAGTAACTATAATGGTTACAAAAGGTGGCGCCTATGTATTCTACGAAATTATCGGTCAGCATCCATATTTTGA
- a CDS encoding conserved hypothetical protein (Evidence 4 : Homologs of previously reported genes of unknown function) yields MAKFEFEYTEIDGLLYPNIEIDVKIMLDNLGKYGRLRLNYLHEQKPGMYRELLLTGKLAVHCATVDEIAFEMAERIRADYLKLHPMPEEDTMERIRLSELAQELADECVLHDLICG; encoded by the coding sequence ATGGCAAAGTTTGAATTTGAATACACAGAGATTGATGGGTTATTGTATCCCAACATCGAAATTGACGTAAAAATCATGCTTGACAACTTGGGTAAGTATGGTCGGCTTCGTCTGAATTACCTTCACGAACAAAAGCCGGGAATGTACAGGGAACTGCTTTTGACTGGCAAGCTGGCAGTGCACTGTGCAACGGTTGACGAGATTGCCTTTGAGATGGCAGAACGTATTCGAGCCGATTACCTAAAATTGCACCCTATGCCGGAGGAAGATACAATGGAACGCATCCGTTTATCAGAATTGGCACAGGAACTCGCAGACGAGTGTGTGCTTCATGACTTGATTTGTGGCTAA
- a CDS encoding conserved hypothetical protein (Evidence 4 : Homologs of previously reported genes of unknown function), with amino-acid sequence MENLIISEYHEIIFEKMKADRLLKENGKPPFRSRTDFCRYCERIIQDRELQILRTEVMALEKTVDRYQERFNIVGSVHKAFFEDTPHGKAYKYLHIEQLLLVFNHTPMRFMDWFLERYCYMKFSKALPDYMDYLRTNGLEACFSDIAHALYRRFNFE; translated from the coding sequence ATGGAGAATTTGATTATCTCAGAATATCATGAAATTATTTTTGAGAAGATGAAAGCTGACAGATTGCTGAAAGAAAACGGAAAGCCACCATTTCGGTCAAGGACCGATTTCTGCCGATATTGTGAGCGAATTATCCAAGATCGTGAATTGCAAATACTCCGCACAGAGGTTATGGCCTTAGAGAAAACTGTTGACCGCTATCAGGAACGATTTAACATCGTCGGTTCCGTACATAAGGCGTTTTTTGAAGATACACCACACGGAAAAGCATATAAATATCTTCACATTGAACAGTTGCTTTTGGTGTTCAATCACACACCCATGAGGTTTATGGATTGGTTTTTAGAGCGATATTGCTATATGAAATTTTCAAAAGCTCTTCCGGATTATATGGACTATCTTCGTACAAATGGACTGGAAGCCTGTTTTAGTGACATTGCCCATGCTCTGTATCGCAGATTTAATTTTGAATAA